Genomic window (Gasterosteus aculeatus chromosome 1, fGasAcu3.hap1.1, whole genome shotgun sequence):
TTACATGACAGTGACGCATCTAGGCGCCGGAAAAATCACCTGGAGAtctttaaaggggccaaaaagCTCAACGCTCCCCGAGAACGAATCTCCCGCCCTTCGTGCGCGTGTCTCAACCCTCGCGGtaaagaggggagaggggagaccACGATCTTTCTCACCaacagcacggggggggggggggggggggaaagaagaaCGAGTAGAAGAGCTTTTCCTCGAAGCACTTCCCGGCTCTCCTCTAAAAGAGGCGGAGAGAGCTTTTCTATGGCGGCGAGACCCGCTGTCATCGCCGCGGTTCTGCTCCGGTGGCCGTGTAAGGCCCCGACAGGTCACGGACATGGCTGTGATGAGGCGATTGTTAAGTACTACACACTGTCACAACACGCCACAATGTACCGTCTTTAAGCCTTCCGGCCGACATTGGTGTTTTTTGAAAACATTGTAGCGCCTCACAATGCCTGTCtgtatgttttaaaatgaacggagtgggagggggaaggggggggggggggtcctgttaAGCGGCTGTCAGTTTTTGatagcgtttgtgtgtgtgtgtgcgagtgtgtgtgcgtctgtgtgtgcgcgtttacgagttttcttttttatttgcattgaCTCGTGGTGAGTGTGAAGAAGTGTTTCATTGTGTCGTCTggagtgcgcgcacacacacaaacacacgcacacaaacacacacacacctgaaactGCCGGTTTCCACATGCATGGACGCATGCGTGAACTTGAGCGCGCGTGTCTGCGCGCACGCTGTCCGCGCCCGGGAATCGTTGGTTGCGCGTCCGATGACTCCCCGCGCTCCTCATTCTGGGGCTGGAAACGTTAAAACACACCTAGCTGATCCCAGCCGGCTTTTTACTGCCGCGCAGAAGTGCTGAATCGAGGCCCGGCCCGAAACCACACATTACACAACGAGTCCCATCAGCACCTTTTCACAGGCCGAGCAACCCAACACCAAAGTCTTCCCTCGGAGGCAAATTCTGCCAACTATTCCACTATTgcacaatttttttatttttttttgaggaCGAGGTCACAACAGCAGACAGTGATTCGATGGTCATTTGGGTCTCGgttgtttttaaagcagcaaTTCAGCCGAGACAGTAAAACTGGCCTCTGTCCTCTTATTCCTGACCCAGTTCTGTTTATCATAAAACTTTATGGCCAATCTCGGGAGGGTGAAGGAGTGAGAAAAAGAAGCAATGagcgagaagagagagagagagagagagagagagagagagagagagagagagagagagagaggaaaaggccTGTAACGTCTTATTGGAGGAACAGATCGGAATCCCTCTTctcatttccttctctccttctctcccgtaATTCATTTTTAACCTGTCTGTGAAGGCATTAgagcagctgcagaggacaTCTTCaacaaatattaatattaaatattaacgtttttttccccaataCAGTCAAATACAGTCTTCTCTTTGGCCACAATTCCTCACAAAGTTGCAAAGTGGAAATAGAAATGAAGAATTTAACTTATTTGGCTCTGAAACATTTTGTCACTAAATGTCCAGCTGTTTGAATCAAATGGGACTTAAGTTACAGATTCAATTGGTTCTCCAGCTTTGAATTTAGTCCTTTACAAATAGAAACAGGTAGAGAAACTCCACACGATTCAGCAGTTATTCATTATTCTTTATTATGCAAAATTATTTAAAAGGATTCagagaaaataataaactcattaaATCTTTTAACTTCATCCTGCAACCTGCTGTTTGTGTCCAACTTTAGCCTTTGACCACCGCTGCCACCCGCGCCCCTCAAACCCTCATATCCTCATTTGTTTTGCACTGAGCTGAAACCACGCAGCCGGAGCACTTCTCCCATAGATCCCACCGCGATCGCCGTGTTTTGTCGTTAAGATAATTAGGGCAATTAGGGCTGGCCACCCCTCCTCTGTGCTCCTCACTCCACCGATTCAATTGAAAGGAAAATGGATTAAAACAGTAATTAACATCCTCCAACGAGGCCCCGAAGAGCCTTTCATAAGATAGTGCAGAGGGATATGAGCGTTAATCTCCTTCGCTCTATTGATTCTCACTCCGTATTGAGTGGGATGAAGTGGTTGAGGGGCATATTAGCCAAACACTGACAGTCGTTCACGGCGCTAATACGCTGGACTGTGACTCAGTGAGAGAACGGCTTCAGGCGTATGCGGTTATGAAATAGAGTTGATTGTAAAAAGAATATTTCAGCGGTGCACATGTAGAAACTTGAAAGAACCTTGTAAATCCGACACGGATCATTTAAATGAGACGCTATATTGAGGCCTTGAGACGATCCCTGAGAAAGTCATTTGGAAAGATGCAGAGTTTCCACTTGAGGCTCATGATCGGTCGTCCATGAGATACCAGAAAAGTGTCTGCTTCTTCATGAGGTCGCTTTACCACAGCCGGCTGGATGTAAGATAAATATAGCCACGTTGGCTCCTTTGCATGCTCATCCAACTCGCTGGAACCAGCTGCACACTGTGTGCTTGTACTCTTTATTTCTATGGAAGTCACGGAAAGGTTCCGTTTGAATGCCAAGTGGCGGTGGCTGCCAAACGCGCCCGCGCGCGCTGCATGATCCTGATAGCCGCGGGACGCTTGCATCCCGAGCGAACCTGCGCCGCAATGCACCGAGGGCTTAGGTAACCCACGTGGTGGTTGTTCTCCTCCAATTTAACGAtgctttgtcatttatttttagcaGGAATTCAAGAACAGTGCAAGTTTTGATGAATTCATTGCAGTGCAGACCTTTTTGCTGAACTTTGAGACGTAGCTCGAGAtttcaagttttttttccctctgggaGCAGCAGCGAGCAGACTGGAAGTCCATTGTGGCAGGACAACAGCGTCACTGACCGGCATACCCGTCCAGTGACGCTGTGCGCGAGTGGGGAGCCGGCCGGCGGGGGCGCGCTCGGGGAAAATGTGACCGTGTTTGCTCTGCTAATGACTAATGGTGTCGAGGTAACAAAGTAGTCAGATTATAGCCTTTGATCCACTTGAAGTTGTGACCTTTGACAAGAGGGAGTGAGAGAAAAtgggaaccaaaaaaaaaagtgtgagtgGATGAGTGCACAAACATGTGGAGAAATGACACGTGGATATCGATGGAGGCAAAGTAATTGATCGGCACGTACGGAGGCAGTTGGTGAGAAGATTAGCTTCCGCCGGCTACAGCTGCGGCCCGCGCACACCACAAGTAAGGCTTTGCATTAATGGGATCTTACGGGTCTGTGTTTATTTCCAAAGGAGAAATGTTTTGAATTCTTTCTAAAATGGTTTCTTCTGTATAGTTTTTCCCTCCAGtgcgagtaaaaaaaaagaaatgggctTTATGCTGAGGCTGCTTGCTTTCTCAGTGCGAACTCAGACACCTCGGCTATCTTATCTGTAGAATGACCTGTTATTTTAAGCCACCGTTAAGCTGCTGGCcttcaccgtgtgtgtgtgtgtgtgtgtgtgtgtgtgtccacgacATGTTAAAAAATCCAACtctgcctcttttcttctcagagAATTGCGGcctcttttcccttctttttgtttgtgtgtgttttcactgtTTATCTGCCCcttaggggagggggggcggagctgTCGGGGGAATTCCCCTCGTATTCGTAATCGCCCTCCTGTGCCTGCTGGTGTgcccgaaaaaaaaaacacatcatcatGCGCAGCGAGAGAAATGGaaatagaacaaaaacaaaatgtcatcgATGAGTAAAagaaggaggtcagaggtcagaggttgcTTCTCCTTTGAAAGACTCACCTGGATCTTCGGGTCTCCCTCTCTATGCCTTTTCTTAATTCTGCTACAGTCATAGACCACCAGTCGCACTTGACCACCTCATGGAAGAACTCCTCCTCCGTATCAGTCTCTCGGAGCGGAAGCGCCGCCGACTCGCGTGTCTGTTTGAACCGTCGCTTTATTGTTTCTTAATCACAATATTTTCGTGGCCTCACAAAGGTGACGGGTCACAGGAAGGAGAGTGTCTGCGTGCTGCATCCATGTTCAGGCCCGTGCGTGTTCCCGGCGTAGTCGGAGGCTAGAGTGGGCTTTGCCGTCCGGAGCCCTCACGGTTCAGCTCCTTTTATTCTTTctaagaaacaacagggatgcTGCAAAGTTAGAGACCTGCTGAAAAgaggaaatgctgcataaaatgaaaacatttgctTTTACTTTTGCATTTAGTGGGTTGTTATGTGATTGTCTCTCCTGTTCTGGATAACGGTAATGATTCTGGTTAAGCCCTGTAATGGGAGTCAGCCGCGTTGTGCCCTCCAACCCGCCCAATAACGTTCTCGGCTGCTTGGACTTTTTCTTTCCCTGTATTTGAAGCTGACTTTCATGCTACAAAGTTACTCGGGTTTCTCTGCCCCGATGGCTCCTTATTGACATGCTAGACCTCTGCCTCGGTCAGACTGTGCTTTTTCACTCACTCCAATTCCCCCTAATGATTCTCAGTCTAGGAACATCCTGTACttgagtgagtcacgggggagCCTGTAAAAATATGGAGTGGATTTCATTTTCTGTATTATATTTTGCGGAAGTTGgaacaatcacacaaacacttacAGCATGGTTGACAGAACACATCCTGATCTTTATTGTCACCGAGATATTTATCAGAACTCTCTGCGGAGCCAGAGTGGCTTTAGGCTCGCCAGGAATTCTGTTCGTAAGCGTTGTACCTGTgacccgtagcccccccctcccactccgtGCACTTCTAATAAATCCCCCCATCATCATTGTCACGTCGACACGGCAGCGGAAGGTAATATGTTGAACCTCCAAAGCGTGCCAAAAATAACGTCCATGTTGGATTGTTTCACAGAGAAAGGCCATTGTGTGTCCATGGGAAGCACCTCGGTCCCAGGGTCTCTCAGCCCTCTGAGAGGACCGACCCCCTCACAACTCATCAGTATGTAATGTGGCTTGCACTGAAATCTGCACCTTGAGTATTTGTATAGAAATGCTTATGCTTTTAAAGTAAGTGGATTTTGGTGGACAGAAGTGGTGTTAGTTCCTAATTGAGCTTATTGTGGAAGTTCCATCCATCACTGAAACTACTCAATTAGCAGAAGGCATTTCTCATCGCTGACGTGGTTTCACAGTTGATCACTAAAAGTCAGCTCGCTCTCCACACATTCGTTTCTTGCTTACTGCATCATTTCTCAATCCAGTTTTTGTGTGAATGTATGCAGCATATTAGACGATATTATTCTACTGTAaggttttttcttccttttttcatctGACATGATGGTCAATCACAGGCTAACGGGAGCGTGTGTTTATATTCAcatttctcctgtgtgtgtgtgtgtgtgtgtgtgtgtgtgtgtgtgtgtgtgtgtgtgtgatgtgggtGTTCATACGTAATAAGCATTGTGtagcagatgtttttttgtgggTACATGTTCATTTTTGTACCAAGAGCTATACTCCAAGTGACCTCTGCTGGTTTAAAATGAGTTGCGCTGTACTGTTGGGACGACCTTTCTAATTAAACTGATACAAAAagcacaatttaaataaatctctctttttcctgtgtTGCAGATCTTCTACAAGGTCACAAGGGAGATCTTCCCCGGCGAGGAGCTGCTACTTTTCATGAAGGCTGAAGAATATTCATGTGACACCATGGCTCCTGATATCCACGGTCtgcagcgcacaaacacacatttccgtCCATCGGCACGACATGGCATTAAACGCCTCGCTCAAATGCACAATAAGCTAATGTCCCTCTCCCCCACCGTGCAGAAGAGCGGCAGTACCACTGCGAGGACTGTGACCAGCACTTTGAGTCCCGTAACCAGCTGCTGGACCACCAGAAGCAGCCGTGCGGgatgcccccctcctccttccttaaCCCAGGTGTGACTTCTTATTTTTAAGTGAGGGGGGCTATTTTCATACCACTGTAAACACTGGGTACAGAAGAGTGACAAGACGGATGTGCCGCTGAACTGGGAGAATAGGACACTAATGACGTAAGGGACTGTGGGTCCCAACCGAGTCACTGACAATGAGCTCATGCAACAATGACACAGGAAAGAGGAGTCGAACCGAACCGGCATGAATTGTGTGTTATGTCCTGTGGTGTTTTTTACGCGAGACCTCACAGTTTATGTCCTGGGGAATACATTTGTCCTACATTACTTCTCCAACACTCAAACTGTATGTTGTGATGATGAAAGTCAATGCAACTTCTATGTGACTGGACCACAGGCTGGATagtgattttattttccttttttaatgacCGCAAACACACCCCAAAACTGCTTGtatgtttacatttgaatttaacTTTAAATGCTTTAAAGATTTCCAGGAAACTAAATATTAAACCGTAATATCTATTTTCATCTGGTtgatttaaaacgttttttttgtgcCGGATAGGAGGGGACAGCGACCTGCAGGACCAGGAACCTCAAGACCTGCGACCCCTCCTCATGTCTCATGGTCTGCAAGAGTGTAAGGAGTGTGACCAGGTCTTTCCCGATGTCCAGAGGTAAGTCAGCAACTCACAACACATACATCTCATTAGGGAGATTTTTACCACTAGCTTTGGTAAAGCTGCCGctgtcagacagacagatacgTGATAGAAAAACCACTTTCTCAAAATCTGACTTTTGCACATCCGTGTCCGTGCGTCCTGCAGTCTGGAGGCCCACACTCTGTCCCACTCGGAGGAGAGGGAATACAAGTGTGACCAGTGTCCCAAGGCCTTCAACTGGAAATCCAACCTTATCCGACATCAGATGTCGCACGACAGTGGCAAGCACTATGAATGTGAAAACTGCTCAAAGGTAGAGTGATGACTTTTGGagggagatatatatataaatatatatatatatttttttaatcggAGATTTGTGTGACTGTCCTGTCCGTAGAAGCAGGTAGTGACTCCCCCGTGTGTCTGTGCGGTTCCTTCCCCCAGCAGGTGTTCACAGACCCCAGTAACCTACAGAGGCACATCCGCTCGCAGCATGTCGGGGCGCGGGCCCACGCCTGCGCCGACTGCGGCAAGACGTTCGCAACGTCCTCGGGCCTCAAGCAGCATAAGCACATCCACAGCAGTGTCAAGCCCTTCATGTGTAAGTCACTAAGACCCTACCTATGTAAGTCTCCTCAGTacgttataataataattacaataatgATACCAATATGCTTGTGACTTGCCTTTGAAAGAACAAATGGGATGTCTTTTCAAAAACACTGGTTTGTCCTTCCTCTGCTGCTAAGAGTCAATCACTGTTGATGTTCTACAGGAATTACGcgagggatatatatatatatagcagcaGTAACATTTCACACTGGTGATAACAGCATTTAAACTAGCATGCCATTTGACTCACTCCTGGTGACCCTGCCTCACCTGATGTTGACGCTAcagctttctctccctttctcacacacacacacacacactttttacttttttgcacTCACTCCTCAGCAATCGCAAGACCGAAACACATTTTGACCTTTCACATTTTCGCCACCTCAGCACGCAGATCCGATCCCCTTCCCCTAAAGCACTATGACCTTCACCCTttgccctttctctctttccctgcCCCTTCACAAATCaaccctctttctcctcctcaaacaaacacacattaacacactcacacatatgtATATGGGCCAGAGGTACCGCATCTCCCCTGCAGACCTCTGActtccctcttttctcctctctccctccgccACATGCACCATTCCTCACAAATAGCAACCACATGTAAAACCCTCTTCCCTGTGCTCCCTCTGAAAAGGAGTCCATTTGCTGTAATCAGCAGAAAATATGCAGGTTTTAAAACAACTAATGGCCTCAAACGTGACGCCCGCCTGGGAGGGACCATGGGTGCATCcgaagtgtttgtttgtgcgcgtCCACTTGTAGGGCAGTGTTGTACTGTAACATAATTCTGTTTGTATGTAAGCGCATGCATCTtgtcaagagtgtgtgtgtgtgtctcagatattttgtatgtgtatgtacagtatgtgtgtgaaGCGCTCAGGCCTGCAGGGTTAGTCCTCACATTTTAAGTAGACATGCTACCAGTCTCACTGCAAACACGTGGAGCTCAAGCTCAAACAGATCAATTGTAATCAATTGAGAAGTATTCAGATAGTTTCCAAATTTCTTAATTCGTGTTCCAAGATGCACGGCACCGCTTCTAGAGAGGAAACAACACGTGCAATATCAAAGGCATTATGCACTCTTCATTTTTATTCCTCCAGATGTTTCCAAAACTACCTTCCTACACTGATTGTATCCGCCAAAGCCAAGCCACAACTGCACTTCATTTCAATTTAGTTTCCTGGGTCCATTCATTAcaatgactctttttttttttttcatcattacatACACTCTTGGCTCGAACCTTCCCATTTGGCGTTCCTctggagtgtttatttaaaTCCGTTTCCGCAATACTTTTTCCCGCTCTTCCTTTCCATCTCCTTAAATTGCCTCTTGAGCACCTTGTGGCTGGAGGGCATCCAAAGTATGCAGAAGTGTAATCACGGTCTGCGCCGAACCACTTCCTTAGCCCCTGTTTTGAAGATCCCGTAACAATGTGAGCAAAATCAATCATCCTGCGCTGCCTCTAACTGCTTTTTGATATTGCCGGATGATCAAAGTTCTATCCAAACGTCAGCTGTAGTGTAGCTGATTTGCAAATGATCCTGAGGTGGGGGCCAACAAGGACGAACATCTTCCCCCTCTCGTAAACGGCATTCTCGACTTTTATTAGAATAGCGATAGAAAAGAGCATGGGAAAACAATCAGTACTTGGCTGCTACTATCCACTTTGTAGATTCCAAACAAATCATCCATCTGTGGTAGATAATGCTGACACACTAGTAATGACAATAGGTGATGTCAAACAGTGGGTTTTTCCTTCTCATGGCTGGGCGTTGGCACCGAATGACATGCAAGGTCAAACAGAACAACCGGCAGGCACACGGTGGTTGACTGTGGGAAGGTCACTTAGCGCAGGACAACAGGGATCGAGCTAACGGGACAAGGTGAGGGGGCTGAGGGGGTGACAGGGAGGctcgggagaggggggggaagagcGGGCAGTAGAGGACGTGGGACCTGTCCCTGGGAACCGGACTTCAGGATAGGATTCATTCAACTCTGCTTCCTTCACAAACTTAAAATAGAGCCATTGTACTGCATgcgactgagtgtgtgtgtgtgtgtgtgtgtgtgtgtatatctacgTATGTCTGTGTTATGTGAATATTTTGTGAATGTGCCTACacgtcggtgtgtgtgtgattgtttacGGACTCCCTGGGAGCGTCCCTGGGAAGACAATGGGGTTGGAGATGCCTGGGAGTTTGGTTTGATGTGTAGATGATGAGCAGCAACAACTGACTCACACCAAACAAATCTACCAAACATATTCCCTTACAATGCCAGGATCTGGACACACCTGTCCTCCTCACTTTGTTGGAAAACTGTTGTCAGAGTATTAATGGGTCCAATATGTTTTAAATCTGCCGAAGCCTCTACCAGCCGACATCTCTTAACCGAGATGTatcatgtgatgttttttttgtgtgtggatgaaggcggaggggggggggggattcggtGAGTACTAATACGTTCTCCATCCGTCTCTGTGTCCCTGCAGGCGAGGTATGCCACAAGTCCTACACCCAGTTCTCTAACTTGTGCCGCCATAAACGCATGCATGCCGACTGCCGCACGCAGATCAAGTGCAAGGATTGTGGGCAGATGTTCAGCACCACATCCTCCCTCAACAAGCACCGGCGCTTCTGTGAAGGGAAGAATCATTTCACGGCAGGGGGATTGTTTGCCCAGGGTATGCCCCTGCCTGGTGCTCCTGGCTTGGACAAATCGTCCCTGGCAATGGGCCACAGCGTTTCTGGGCTGGCTGATTACTTTGGGGCCAGTCGCCACCACAGCGGGCTTACCTTCCCTGCTGCTCCAGCGTTTCCCTTCAGCTTCCCCGGCCTCTTCCCCTCTGGACTCTACCACCGGCCCCAACTCATTCCTGCCACCTCTCCGGTCAGACAACCCACCCATGCGCCCCTCGCTGGTCCTGGTGCAGAGCTGAGTAAGAGCCCACTGCTGCCGCCGAGCCCGGGGCATCAAGAGTCCCGGGAGCTCCTCAAGGCCCTACGTAAAGATAGTGGTGCACCTGGCAACCAGATGCCAGGTTCGGAGCTCCACGCCCAGAGCTCCTCGTCGTCCGCCAAGCAGCGGAACAAGCAGAGTGACCAGTCCGAGAGCAGCGACCTGGACGATGTCAGCACGCCCAGTGGAAGCGATCTGGAGAGCACATCGGGCTCGGAGTTGGAGAGCGACATGGACAGTGAGAGGGAAAGGGGGGCTGGGCGAGAAGCTGGCAAAGGCCCCAAAAGGAAGGCCTGTGAAGGAGCCCTCCAGAGCCCCGGCCTGATAGACAGCAGTGCTGCGAAAGACTTTCCGGGCCCAGCCCTCATACCATCCTCGCTGGACGAGCACACGGCCGTAACAGGGGCCGTCAATGACTCTATTAAGGCCATCGCCTCCATTGCTGAGAAGTACTTTGGCTCCACGGGGCTGGCTggcctgcaggagaagaaggtcGGGTCTCTGCCCTACCCCTCCATGTTCCCACTGCCTTTCTTCCCAGCTTTCTCTCCTCCAGTTTACCCGTTTCCAGACAGAGACGTCCGACCTCCAGCCCCGAAGGGCGAGCCGCAGTCCCCGGCAGACGACTGCAAGAAGGCACAGGGCAAATCTTCATCCCACTCGCCATTTGACCTCACTACTAAGCGGAAGATGGAGAAGTCCGCCACATTTGCCCCCTCCAAACCAggcacctcccactccatcggTCAGGATCAGCCGCTAGACCTGAGCCTGGGGACCAGAGGCCGCGTAGGCAatgcaagagaggaggagaccaagAACAACCTGGGCTatgaggaggagaaagcagTGGCGGAGATCCCGAAAGCGGACACCTCTTTACAGCATGCCAGGCCCATGCCTTTCTTCATGGACCCAATCTACAGGTATCGTTATTCCCAGTAGCATACGTAGCCAGGATTTAAGTCACCAGCCTACTTGGAGTGCTTTTGCACATTGTGTTATATCCAAAAACTATTTTGGTGTTAGTTCCTGTCATTTTATTGGTATTTGCATAATTGTAATTGTAGTACTggatttaaatgtgtaaatattttttgcTGTACATGCGTTAAGAGAAATCTATTATTAGCAGGGTTGAGAAGAGGAGAATGAGCGATCCGTTTGAGACTCTGAAAGACAAGTACATGCGGCCAACTCCGGGCTTCCTCTTCCACCCACAGGTAAGTTCTGACTGGGGCATCAGAGAGAAGTGGGGATACTTTGGAGCACTGGGAAGGAATTCAATAACATGGCAAGCACCTTGTCCGGACAAACTCACACCTTTTTCCCAGTGCGActgtacacttttatttattttatttacatatttgatttGAGGGTTGATTTTAGATGCTTTGGTTGACTCTGGATTGATTAAATAGTCAACATATTTCCCAATCCGTCCGTGTTGCTCTTGTGCAGTTTGAATTAGAGATAATTGTGATGTCATCTTACAAGTTCAATGGTAGGTTCCCGTATCCACAGATGTTACAGCAGCTTGGCTTTAAAACAGTGTAGATATTTTTACGACTCTTTCTATAAGGACCTCTAATTAAGAATGATTGTCCCAAGCTGACCAAAGGGGATTAATAAGGCTCCAGCCTTATCCAAACTGCTGCCTGTTAAGCCCGTTGTTGGCTATCTGAAACAGATGTGGCAGCGAGAAAGGGCACACTCTGACACGTCCGCCCATAACATGTCTTTGACTGCGATATAAAAAATGATATGCTCTTAAAGCAAAGATTTCTGCCCTGGGGTTTTCTGTGCCAGTGTTTCCAATGCGAGACTCAaattatgtgtgtgcgcgtgttcacGCCGGTGTATTTCTTCGTGTGTCTATGACATGTTGCACTGACGTTCATTTGTTCAATCTGCACCCGCGGGTGAGAACGGTCCGTCGGAAAGTGAAAACACCACTTTCTCAggcatttgattttttttttctcctttttttctggcTGTTTCACGTCTGGTTTTTACAGGCTGTTTCATTTGTGTGATTTATGTCCCCTGTCCAGAGTGCTGCATGGGCCCAGCCTGCAGCAGCCACATGGGCGTCCCGCACGCCTTAATGAGGTGTCCTATCAGTAGAAACACTAACAGAGTGCTTAGGCCATCTTTATGACTTTATGATGTCTGGACACACAAATCATTCCCAGAAACTCTAGACCGGGTCGGTCTAACCCAGACCAGGCCAGGGGCCCTTC
Coding sequences:
- the mecom gene encoding MDS1 and EVI1 complex locus protein EVI1 isoform X10, with the translated sequence MCEGVQTDNAGEIARLDLETRRKKDREKTKKDENKTTTTKKTSKKKIQTNLLRETGTMRSKGRARKLATSDCDDDFALYPSDILDDVCGSDVDPAPSSALAEYPPSPLLSEDEASPQHPLSFQHPGIFSPQEELTTPLDFELRESAVAGGGLGIWSRRRVNVGERFGPYEGEHTPRLRDPTQGWEILDRSGHVKFCVDASKPDIGSWLKHIQFAPAAKQHNLTVCQIGDQIFYKVTREIFPGEELLLFMKAEEYSCDTMAPDIHEERQYHCEDCDQHFESRNQLLDHQKQPCGMPPSSFLNPGGDSDLQDQEPQDLRPLLMSHGLQECKECDQVFPDVQSLEAHTLSHSEEREYKCDQCPKAFNWKSNLIRHQMSHDSGKHYECENCSKQVFTDPSNLQRHIRSQHVGARAHACADCGKTFATSSGLKQHKHIHSSVKPFMCEVCHKSYTQFSNLCRHKRMHADCRTQIKCKDCGQMFSTTSSLNKHRRFCEGKNHFTAGGLFAQGMPLPGAPGLDKSSLAMGHSVSGLADYFGASRHHSGLTFPAAPAFPFSFPGLFPSGLYHRPQLIPATSPVRQPTHAPLAGPGAELSKSPLLPPSPGHQESRELLKALRKDSGAPGNQMPGSELHAQSSSSSAKQRNKQSDQSESSDLDDVSTPSGSDLESTSGSELESDMDSERERGAGREAGKGPKRKACEGALQSPGLIDSSAAKDFPGPALIPSSLDEHTAVTGAVNDSIKAIASIAEKYFGSTGLAGLQEKKVGSLPYPSMFPLPFFPAFSPPVYPFPDRDVRPPAPKGEPQSPADDCKKAQGKSSSHSPFDLTTKRKMEKSATFAPSKPGTSHSIGQDQPLDLSLGTRGRVGNAREEETKNNLGYEEEKAVAEIPKADTSLQHARPMPFFMDPIYSRVEKRRMSDPFETLKDKYMRPTPGFLFHPQMSAIENMAEKLETFGSLKPESGDLLRSVPSMFDFRAPPSALPETLLRKGKERYTCRYCGKIFPRSANLTRHLRTHTGEQPYRCKYCDRSFSISSNLQRHIRNIHNKEKPFKCHLCDRCFGQQTNLDRHLKKHENGNLSGTAMSSPQSELDSGSAILDDKEDSYFNEIRNFISNTGQNQASPDPSEEGLNCGPFEEEKPLMASHGSHDLEDEEAEEPAADEDEGVEPSLATVKQEDKVLPGGLGDDIVQDEMDFNLNCKTSSRRYKEEESGYSALDHIRHFSDMRKLEESEQSEGDEDDGSFGSPSLTDAVKQPLFRKSKSQAYAMMLSLAEKDSLHPASHTPSTMWHSLARAAAESSAIQSLSHV
- the mecom gene encoding MDS1 and EVI1 complex locus protein EVI1 isoform X7, with product MCEGVQTDNAGEIARLDLETRRKKDREKTKKDENKTTTTKKTSKKKIQTNLLRETGTMRSKGRARKLATSDCDDDFALYPSDILDDVCGSDVDPAPSSALAEYPPSPLLSEDEASPQHPLSFQHPGIFSPQEELTTPLDFELRESAVAGGGLGIWSRRRVNVGERFGPYEGEHTPRLRDPTQGWEILDRSGHVKFCVDASKPDIGSWLKHIQFAPAAKQHNLTVCQIGDQIFYKVTREIFPGEELLLFMKAEEYSCDTMAPDIHEERQYHCEDCDQHFESRNQLLDHQKQPCGMPPSSFLNPGGDSDLQDQEPQDLRPLLMSHGLQECKECDQVFPDVQSLEAHTLSHSEEREYKCDQCPKAFNWKSNLIRHQMSHDSGKHYECENCSKQVFTDPSNLQRHIRSQHVGARAHACADCGKTFATSSGLKQHKHIHSSVKPFMCEVCHKSYTQFSNLCRHKRMHADCRTQIKCKDCGQMFSTTSSLNKHRRFCEGKNHFTAGGLFAQGMPLPGAPGLDKSSLAMGHSVSGLADYFGASRHHSGLTFPAAPAFPFSFPGLFPSGLYHRPQLIPATSPVRQPTHAPLAGPGAELSKSPLLPPSPGHQESRELLKALRKDSGAPGNQMPGSELHAQSSSSSAKQRNKQSDQSESSDLDDVSTPSGSDLESTSGSELESDMDSERERGAGREAGKGPKRKACEGALQSPGLIDSSAAKDFPGPALIPSSLDEHTAVTGAVNDSIKAIASIAEKYFGSTGLAGLQEKKVGSLPYPSMFPLPFFPAFSPPVYPFPDRDVRPPAPKGEPQSPADDCKKAQGKSSSHSPFDLTTKRKMEKSATFAPSKPGTSHSIGQDQPLDLSLGTRGRVGNAREEETKNNLGYEEEKAVAEIPKADTSLQHARPMPFFMDPIYRVEKRRMSDPFETLKDKYMRPTPGFLFHPQFRLPDQRTWMSAIENMAEKLETFGSLKPESGDLLRSVPSMFDFRAPPSALPETLLRKGKERYTCRYCGKIFPRSANLTRHLRTHTGEQPYRCKYCDRSFSISSNLQRHIRNIHNKEKPFKCHLCDRCFGQQTNLDRHLKKHENGNLSGTAMSSPQSELDSGSAILDDKEDSYFNEIRNFISNTGQNQASPDPSEEGLNCGPFEEEKPLMASHGSHDLEDEEAEEPAADEDEGVEPSLATVKQEDKVLPGGLGDDIVQDEMDFNLNCKTSSRRYKEEESGYSALDHIRHFSDMRKLEESEQSEGDEDDGSFGSPSLTDAVKQPLFRKSKSQAYAMMLSLAEKDSLHPASHTPSTMWHSLARAAAESSAIQSLSHV